ggatgtcggctgcgacggaaatacacccgaacatatctggtaggccgaacacatctggtacctacaccggctctttttggtgtgaacgcgatcatgaactaagttcgcatgaacctttgtgggaaaagtaccgcagtgtgaacgcggctaatgagtAAGATTAGTCAGTTGAGGTTTGGAAACATATTTTTAACAAGTTTTTATGACCTGGGTCCGCTATTTGTAAAGCTTCGTCTTGGATGCATGCTTAAGATATGGCACTTGATCCCTACGCTATTCCACCCTAAACtacatacactgaacacaaatataaatgcaacacttttgtttttgctcccatttttcatgagatgaactcaaagatctaaaacattttctataaacacaaaataaccatttctctcaaatattgttcacaaatctgaaaaaatctgtgatagtgagcacttctcctttgccgagataatccatcccacctcacaggtgtggcatatcaagatgctgattagacagcatgattattgcataggtgtgccttaggctggccacaataaaaggccactctaaaatgttcagttttatcacacggcacaatgccacagatgtcgcaagttttgagggagcgtgcaattgctgcaacaatcggtttgcataaccaaagaatttttGCACAAattgtcagaaaccgtctcagggaagctcatctgcatgctcgtcatcacccattgagcatgtttgggatgctctggatcggcgtatacgacagcgtgttccagttcctgccaatatccagcaacttcgcacagccattgaagaggagtggaccaacattccacaggccacaatcaacaacctgatcaactctatgcgaaggagatgtgttgcactgcgtgaggcaaatggtggtcacaccagatactgactggttttcggacccccccagacccccccaataaagcaaaactgcacgtttcagagtggccttttattgtggccagcctaaggcacacctgtgcaataatcatgctgtctaatcagcatcttgatatgccacacctgtgaggtgggatcgattatctcggcaaaggagaagtgctcactatcacacattgttttcagatttgtgaacaatatttgagagaaatggttattttgtggaaatagaaaatgttttagatctttgagttcatctcatgaaaaatgggagcaaaaacaaaagtgttgcaattataattttgttcagtttaggttGGCATCTAGAAACACCCCAACAatgaatgtaatttttacaacaGTAGGAAACTCATTGCATTTGCTTTGATTGACATTCCAACTGAGATTTAAGCAGTTATGCAGTTTGATATTAACACAGCTTTTTCATTGTTATTCTCTGTTAAGATCTCTTCTACAGACTTGTATTTTATCTCTATCAAacatttcattgccatttcaaTTATACCCTAGTCAATTTTGCGATTTCAAAAATAATTCCCAATAATTGTTCAGCCATAGCATTGAGTCAGTTTACATTTCTGTTGATTACATTTCCATGTCATTATAAGACGGACGTCATCATTATCACTATGTATTCTATCAGCCTAAGCTTGAGTGTCGGTCTGCCCATCTGTCCATTAGTCAGTGTAAACGCCGCAGTCAGCGCTGGCTTCCAGACTTAAGTTTGGACAAATGGCTGTCGGATCGATAGCTTCCCACCAGCAATATTTGGTATCAATGCATGTCCTCCTCATTACCGCAGCAGGCTGCCCTCTCCATGGACCTGAATtattcatacacacaaacagGCACAAATatgcagccacacacacacgcacgcacgcatgcacgcacgcacgcacgcacgcacacacacagcatcacaGAAGAAGCTGGTCTTTTGCTTTCTCTCTCCACAACCAACCctccctccctttctctctttCAGTTCCATTCCTTCcctcctctctttctctgcttcatgTCAGCCCAGGGCAGAAGACGAGTAGACCAGCCCTGCCTCCtttttctctccccctctcctttTTTAAACTCTCATTCACCCGGGTGCTTACTCATGGATACTTGCCTCGCTCAGCACATCTTCCTGTCCGCATGCTGTGTCTTATTTTAGTTTTCTAATAATACCACTTCGACcacatcattatttttaataaagtGATCCTATTTAAATATCTCTTTAATGACCTTATTGTCCCCACAGCAAAATAACTAATTTAATTTTTTGTGGTGTCCTATCAGCGGCATGGGCTAACATTTTTAATAGGATATTGACCCGCTAATACGCCTTCCACTTAATACTGTAATATAATTGTACACAAATATATACCATACACAATATATCAAATCCAACTTTACCTTCTTCCTAGTCTGCCTTTTACCTGTTATTCTTCCGCTGTAATCAAACTGAAATGACCTGCTCTACAACTTGTGTTATTCTAGTGGCAGAAATGGTCTCCTCCTACAATAATGATCGTAAAGTTTAACAGCGTGGTGTTGTTGTAGCCGTTAGCCACTTAATGTTGTCTGCTAATGGTTTCTAACAATGCTGCTACTGTGTGTATGTGCGGTCCCTGTAGTCCAATCACAGCTGCTCTGCAACAGTAAATAAATATGAGGATCAGTGTTAATTACAGAACACATAAAGACGGGTGTAGCTCGGCTTTGGCCCACAGCCTTTAATGACAGATATATACACCAACACGCAGGACAGaagttacattttaattgtttttttttagtTGTAAAGAATCAATATTCTGGACACACAACTCTTTCTGCGCTTACAAAAACGTTGCTCATATTTACGATTTTGCCAATTTGGTAACGGTGTGTGCATGCTGGATAAAAAGGATACCTGTGTAGGTATTACTAAAACGAGCAACCATGAAACATGTACACACATATCTTTAGCATGGCTCCCATTTTAGAGCAGACATCCTTAGtataacatgttttaatagcATGTATAATATTGTTGCCATGATACACAATTCATTATAGGTGCTTGTGCAATGATGTCACTCCTGTTGATTTTCCTTGGTTGTTGCTGGGGTGTAATGATCCTCGTCAGTTGTGCTCTAAATCACTGCTGCTGTGATGCTGTGCTATTGTTTGTAGTTATGCTTGATTGTTTATCAGCAGTTGTTGGTTTCAGACATGAACGGGTCAATAGAGTTGCTGCAGCTCAGGTGGTATGAACAAAGTAAATACCTTTTTGATCATTAAAGCATGgacacatgtcacagtagaggcacaaaatacaatgaTCATACATGACCatcatagggcccctttaattgtTGAAGTGGTGAATGTGTTCATGATCAGTTGTTACAATAGTACACTAGCCATCATTTGTTGTTCCTCTTGTACACTGTTGTGCACCATCAGTTGTTGCCATGGCACTATGTTCATCGTCAGTTGTTGCCATGGTAAACTGTTCATGGTCCAGCAGTGAACTGCAAGTTATGCCTTTTTAGTATGTACGGCATCGTCGAAGCCTTACTCTGGGGCGGAATTCAGATGACATATCTGCGTGTTTGCATGTATCTGAGTGTGAGTTTGTGTGAGTTTGTGTAGGTGGGTGTGCGTAGGCGGGGGGCATTGTGCCCTGAGGCGCTCAGTCCTTAGCGGTTGGCTAACGGGGTGCAGAGCGACCCTCATCTTTGCCCTGATcgatgcagtgtgtgtgtctgtgtgtgtgtttgtgtctcgtTAGCAGGAAGCAGAGGAGAGTCCAGGGACACACACAGGTCCCAGCACCTGGACCAAACATACACAGCCACacgcactcactcacacacacagatgcagaTACACACTCCAGACACACACAACTCACCACatatctctctctgtctctctcactctctaatTTTCCCTGTGtgtcgctctcacacacacacacacacacacacacacacacacacacacacacacacacacacacacacacacacacacacacacacacacacacacacacacacacacacacacacacacacacacacacacacacacacacacacacacacacacacacacacacacacacacacacacacacacacacacacacacacacatacacacaccatgcATACAGATTGAGTACACACAGCAGTCCCAGTGTGCTGCAGTAGCACTAAGCTTAAAGTACAGACATggcctgtaacacacacacacgtcctaaTGCTTCCAGGGCTCCTCGCTGTAGAACATACAGAGAACAGATGCATGCAGTGGGAGAATAGAGATGTCTCATTATTCTGTGTATTATACCAGTGTATTATTTTATGAATGCGTGTCTTTTAAAACGATTATTGTCATGTCTTGCTACCCCCGTTAAACACGGAATAGGCAAAAAGATTGacaagtgtgtgtgcatgtgtgtgtgtggaccagaTGGACCATGAAACTGTTGATGTGGACAGGTATGGTGGGTGCaagaaaaagtgtgtgtgttaaaacAGTTCTGATGTTCAAGGTTCCAAAAGTGTGAAAGCTCTCAATCTTATTGTCAAGGACACCTTTAATTACAACAGCAGGGGtcccctttgtgtgtgtgtgtgtgtgtgtgtgtgtgtgtgtgtgtgtgtgtgtgtgtgtgtgtgtgtgtgtgtgtgtgtgtgtgtgtgtgtgtgtgtgtgtgtgtgtgtgtgtgtgtgtgtgtgtgtgtgtgtgtgtgtgtgtgtgtgtgtgtgtgtgtgtgtgtgtgtgtgtgtgtgtgtgtgtgtgtgtgtgatagataTGGTAGTTGCTGAttaattaaatgcatttgtgtgcGGAAGGACACGCTTTTTTTAACTGCGCTCTGTACCAAGTAATGTATTCCAAATAAAGAAATCAAGGAATAACTTATATTTCTTTATCACCTGAAGTAGCAGAAATGATTGTTGGTCTATAGTGAAGGAGTTGGAGTGCAGCCCCATTGCCATCGCCTTTATTCAACAAGGTAGTTTAGAATGTCACAGAGTAGCATCTTCAAATGCTTACAATACAATTGAACAAGCTCTCTTGCAAGAATTACAATTACAACACACCTCATCATTTGGTGAAAGAGGACTATAGAATAACTTTTGGTTGCAGTGTTGCAATAAAGAACacgttttattttctattttttttgTTGGTAGGATAGGGGACAAGTGGTGGTGCAGTGTATTTCTTGACATCAAAAATGTCAATACTACTGTTCATTAGCCCATTAATTTGAGGGTGAAGTAGAATATCAGCAACAGAGCCAATCAGTGACAGAGTAGAAGGCGGGTCTTAAAAAAAAGACCTATTGAATGTCTGGGGTTCTCGAACAAAATGTTTAATCGTAGTTGACAGACTTTTGTAAGGAAGTACACAATCCTTACAAGTTTATATTTCCATATAATATGACTATGAATCTTTTCACCCCCTCTGTTTGTCCGTCTATCCTTCATGTTCATTGGTCTCCCCCCGCCCTCCTCCTCTGAGCTCCGCCACTCACtccctcccctcctcttctctgcAGGGGAGATGGAGGTTTTGGGGGGGTTTATGAGTTGGCAGTCCAACTGCTGAAAGGGTGGACACCTATTGGGACCCTCacagcagcagacacacacacacacacacacacacacacacacacacacacacacacacacacacacacacacacacacacacacacacacacacacacacaacacacacacacacacacacacacacacacacacacacacacacacacacacacacacacacacacacacacacacacacacacacacacacacacacacacacacacacacacacacacacacacacacacacacacactgctctttTTCCAGattgtgtgtgaggtgtgtgtctGCTAGGCTCTGCTGAAGAGCTTTGTTATGAACACGGCCTTCGACAGCTGGGCTTCTCGGAGACGCACCAGCTCTTCCAGGTaaccctgaaacacacacactttgttttCCACTTGTTTGGCTAATTCCATTAAGGTACTGCTGTATAAATTCACATCTGAGTTTGTTTTCGCCAGCAAACAAAATAACCAGAAGTGATTTCGCCATCGTCTAGATTAATTGCTGAGGTAAGATATATTACAGATGCTGTAAATTAAAGAAATAACATCAAGCTTTCTGTTTGCTTGTCAAAAAAAATCTCTTCACAGAACTCACATTCAACACTTCGAGCCTCTAATGATCATGCAATCATCATGGAAAATGTCAAATTTGCATATACCATTCCCTTTATCccaaaaaccacacacacaccacacacacaccacacacacacacacacaaccacacacacacacacaccacacacacaacacacacacacacacacacacaccacacacacacacacaccacacacacacacacacaccacacacacacacatgtatacatcacttcaggagaCATTACATTGATCCTAAatctaaccaagtcttcaacctaaaattaatgattccccttatggggacctccaatttgtccccataagggaggcgagtccccacacgtgactgtgtaaacagatgtaggtccccacaagtatagtaattctaggacacacacacacacaccacacacacacaccacacacacacacacacaccttctgcaaggtaccacacacacacaccttctgcTCCAGTGATGTTCGGTACTTCTGCTCAAAGCGTTTGCACTTGCTGACCAAGTTGCTCTGCTCAGTGAAGATGGAGGCGGCGGTGGCCGTTTTGTCGGGGGTGCTGCTCTCGCTGCCGCTGCTCCCCAGAGTCCTCATCTCCTCCTCGTCACTGCTGATGCTCTCTGCACTGCAAAGCACATTTCATATTAACAAACATCCAGCCAACAGTGAATCTGACCCTCGAGACCAAAGCTGAATTATTGAATATTCAAAACGTTTCAACTGTACATTTATTCTAAATACCAGCCAAAATGGCTTTGTTTTCCCTTACTATACTGTACACTGATAATGAACTGTGTGATGGACGTTGTTTGATCTCACGTACCTCTGAGCGAACTTCAGGTACGGCGTGTAGTCGATCACTGCGGGGCAGCTGCCGTCCAGACCCTCTCCTTTCAGACAGAAGCTACAAGACAGGAAATCTGTTATTTTGCCAGATTTTTAACCGACTTATCTTGTAAATAACTATTCTGGTGCAATATTTATGATTCAAGAGTAAAGTATAATTAAGTAGGGGAACAAAcatctatttttattttatatttgtaattaaTTTCTTTGAATACATCTGTTtctattatttttctgttgattGGTGTCAGATGATTTCATAAAACATTTACATAATAGCTACtagatttatttttcaaatacTTTCAAAtccttcatgtattttatattatcatacattttaaataaagtgCTATTTGAGAATGATAAAAGCAAGAAATATCAACACTGCAAACACAAATGTTTTTCTGCATATTCAACATCATTACTACTCATCTCATCGAAGGCACTATTaacaacccggaagtaaataaaaacatttgtaaCTATTCAGTGAGGCAGATGACTGATTCTACCTGACGTTTATTCTAGAGGATATAGTTTGTAGTGTTCAGCAGATATCCCATTAAGTGCGTTCAGTTTTCCGCTGAGGATCATTGTTCCTCTTTGCTAATGCAGTGTGTTAGGCATATGATTAATCCTTTAAAGCTTTTTGTCTTACACTATCACATAGTTCTGCAACGTTTGCAAGTGATGCACCTGCAGTTCAGGCAGCGACACTCTGGCCCTGTTGCTTCTCTGTTATATTGTGTTAAGAACTAATATAATTTGCCTGCTACACTTTAGTGAGCTTGAATCACTGCCTGTGTTGTTGAAGCATTAGAAACAATAAAGATTATGGCCTAGGTAAAAAAAAACCCGCAGAGAGGACCAGTGGTTCAAAGAAAGCTCTTATCCAAATTGACTGACACACTTATGATGGTGACACATGAAATGTCTAGTTCCTCTTCAGTTATACAACATATCAtctaaaacatatttatattccATTTAAGAGGAGCAGGTTGTTATTGCAACCACATTCTCCTTTTTAACCCTGTTAACATGAAAGCCTTTTATCGTGATTGTTACTTTTTAGTCTAGTTGCCACCTATTGTGAACCCGTTGAGTACACCAAATTGTTATGTTACAAATGTATAGTAGGAGCATTGAGATATTGGATGTCCTTTTGGTGTCCAAGGAAGACATTAACGTAACTCTGTAACACAGAGACGCACAACAGGTGCAGCTATGTAAGCATCTCCATGTATGTTCTATTTTTTG
This region of Pseudochaenichthys georgianus chromosome 6, fPseGeo1.2, whole genome shotgun sequence genomic DNA includes:
- the LOC139433931 gene encoding RUN domain-containing protein 3B-like produces the protein MEKRLSEYISSALRDFKTTRRFYEDGAVMLGEEAGLLADTLIGLHTIDLSFCLKGEGLDGSCPAVIDYTPYLKFAQSAESISSDEEEMRTLGSSGSESSTPDKTATAASIFTEQSNLVSKCKRFEQKYRTSLEQKGYLEELVRLREAQLSKAVFITKLFSRA